A portion of the Caenorhabditis elegans chromosome III genome contains these proteins:
- the fbxa-35 gene encoding F-box domain-containing protein (Confirmed by transcript evidence) has protein sequence MSAKRLTLLDLPITVANHVLEKLEIEELLTCRKVCRTLRTAVDKLGAHFTNLRVWLQSNRVSIDLDRITITYSSSSLGGTYVKCDYRRRKKKYIRDDNYLKIAFNDLKIFQKHASCLMIQTILEGKDREYVVHSLVDVLKEEENIHMKTIRLHHDLSIDDMLLILPLFNSQTLRSIELGGMFSDHEFKRITHLDQWKKAKHFNFWDSWFKFQPIEHFLHFEEFTFDTQDFPIQNVIKIRDDLLQRCTFQKCTITFLKINFTPLEFARIFQPDYAGGDDFTLEYSNGKSRFDISFGDSEFCDMWMFKMKRC, from the exons ATGTCTGCTAAACGGCTAACTCTGCTTGATCTGCCTATAACAGTTGCGAATCACGTTCTGGAGAAGCTTGAAATCGAGGAATT GCTGACCTGCCGAAAAGTTTGTCGAACTTTACGGACCGCTGTTGATAAACTTGGAGCTCACTTCACCAACCTCAGAGTTTGGTTGCAGAGTAACCGAGTTTCGATAGATCTCGACAGAATTACCATCACCTACTCTAGTTCATCTCTTGGTGGAACATATGTGAAGTGCGACTATCGGCGACGGAAAAAGAAATATATAAGAGATGATAACTATTTGAAGATAGCTTTCAAtgacttgaaaatatttcaaaagcaTGCTTCTTGTCTAATGATTCAAACCATTTTGGAAGGAAAAGATAGAGAATATGTTGTCCACTCTCTAGTAGACGTCTTAAAAGAGGAAGAGAATATCCACATGAAAACTATACGTCTGCATCATGACTTATCAATTGACGATATGTTATTAATCCTTCCATTATTCAATAGTCAAACATTGAGAAGCATTGAATTAGGAGGAATGTTTTCAGATCACGAGTTTAAAAGAATAACTCATTTGGATCAATGGAAAAAGGCAAAGCACTTCAATTTTTGGGATTCCTGGTTTAAATTTCAACCAATCGAACATTTCTTGCATTTTGAGGAGTTTACTTTTGATACTCAAGATTTTCCAATACAAAATGTGATTAAAATTCGAGAT gatcTGCTGCAAAGATGTACTTTCCAGAAATGCACAATTacgtttctaaaaataaatttcacgcCTCTCGAGTTTGCAAGAATATTTCAACCGGATTATGCTGGTGGCGATGACTTCACCCTGGAGTATTCAAACGGGAAATCCAGATTTGACATATCTTTTGGAGATTCCGAATTTTGTGACATGTGGATgttcaaaatgaaaagatgCTAA
- the fbxa-28 gene encoding F-box domain-containing protein (Partially confirmed by transcript evidence) translates to MPLDIANHVFEKLEPMDLWVCRNVCQGLRHAVDGFGIHFNTIEFSIQDRSICISLDNETIHYNQLPNEIDTSVTYKNQEKIFEGKNYLEVALKDFGILLNYTSELKISADPKCYTRMHSKLLLKTWKWQKWNHVKKLDFSIVHLDFILDILPHFNSKGLESITMRSIHLDHQFEQITKLDQWKNTKILHLKNEAMKLCPPFKYLFQFTEFDVNAFYFSIQNAVQFRDDLLRRKTFEKCAVRFTSLDARDYSIQYAIVFKPDYHYEDEYEYSNDMGKLAFSSPYYGLFIKRC, encoded by the exons ATGCCTCTGGACATTGCTAaccatgtttttgaaaagttggagCCTATGGATCT ATGGGTTTGTCGTAACGTGTGTCAAGGACTGAGACACGCTGTGGATGGATTTGGAATTCATTTTAACACAATCGAATTTAGTATACAAGACAGAAGCATTTGTATTTCACTGGACAACGAAACTATACACTACAATCAACTGCCAAATGAAATAGACACATCTGTGACTTACAAGAATCAGGAAAAGATTTTCGAAGGAAAAAACTACTTAGAAGTAGCGTTAAAGGACTTTGGAATACTATTGAATTACAcatcggaattgaaaatatctgcTGATCCCAAATGCTACACCAGAATGCATTCGAAACTTCttctgaaaacttggaaatggCAAAAATGGAATCACGTCAAGAAACTAGACTTTTCGATAGTACACCTTGATTTTATACTTGATATACTTCCACACTTCAATTCTAAAGGGCTGGAAAGTATAACAATGCGGAGTATTCACTTAGATCATCAATTTGAACAAATCACAAAATTGGATCAATGGAAAAACACTAAAAtcttacatttgaaaaatgaagcgATGAAGTTGTGTCCTCCCTTTAAATACCTATTTCAATTCACTGAGTTTGATGTCAacgcattttatttttcaattcaaaatgctGTTCAATTCAGAGAT GATCTACTAAGAAGAAAAACATTCGAAAAGTGCGCAGTCCGTTTTACTAGTTTAGATGCACGTGATTATAGCATTCAATATGCGATTGTATTCAAGCCGGACTATCATTACGAAGATGAGTACGAATATTCAAACGATATGGGCAAACTTGCATTCAGCTCTCCTTATTATGGATTGTTCATAAAGAGATGTTGA